Proteins encoded together in one Deinococcus irradiatisoli window:
- a CDS encoding nucleoside hydrolase — protein sequence MNALPLSSPVWPHPVWHDCDPGSDDAITLLTLLGRPDTQVLGVGTTHGNAPLSATTHNARALLTLAGRDDVPVYAGALTPLVREPVYAPQIHGVGGLGNVPLPPPGRPAQTEHAALALIRQLCAQPGEITVLATGPLTNLALAERLRPGVLKEARQVIVMGGSLEVGAPRLGNTTPRAEFNAYADPHAFQVVLSAGAKLALLGLNLTRQVRVTRERAAQLAAVGTAAGRTCAALLDDYLDRIGKLGQSVGALHDPCTAALLLAPQLFELEPASIGTLLDSGEHFGETVRRDAEPNLELVIRADEDGIYDLIAAALARLP from the coding sequence ATGAACGCCCTGCCCCTTTCGTCTCCCGTATGGCCGCATCCCGTCTGGCACGACTGCGACCCCGGCAGCGACGACGCGATCACCCTGCTGACCTTGCTGGGCCGGCCCGACACCCAGGTGCTGGGCGTGGGCACCACCCACGGCAACGCGCCACTGAGCGCCACCACACACAATGCCCGGGCGCTGCTGACGCTGGCCGGACGCGACGACGTGCCGGTGTATGCCGGAGCGCTCACCCCGCTGGTGCGTGAGCCGGTGTACGCGCCGCAGATTCACGGCGTGGGCGGCCTGGGCAACGTGCCGCTGCCGCCGCCCGGCCGCCCGGCCCAGACCGAACACGCCGCGCTGGCCCTGATCCGGCAGCTGTGCGCCCAGCCGGGTGAAATCACCGTGCTGGCGACCGGGCCGCTGACCAACCTGGCGCTGGCCGAGCGCCTGCGCCCCGGCGTGTTGAAAGAAGCCCGGCAGGTGATCGTGATGGGCGGCAGCCTGGAGGTGGGGGCGCCCCGGCTCGGCAACACCACCCCGCGCGCCGAGTTCAACGCCTACGCCGATCCGCACGCCTTTCAGGTGGTGCTCTCGGCCGGCGCCAAGCTGGCCCTGCTGGGCCTCAACCTGACGCGGCAGGTCCGGGTGACGCGGGAGCGCGCCGCGCAGCTGGCGGCGGTGGGCACGGCGGCGGGCCGCACTTGCGCGGCGCTGCTGGACGATTACCTCGACCGGATCGGCAAGCTGGGACAGAGTGTGGGCGCGCTGCACGACCCCTGCACGGCGGCGCTGCTGCTCGCCCCGCAGCTGTTCGAACTGGAGCCGGCCTCGATCGGCACCCTGCTCGACAGCGGCGAGCACTTCGGCGAAACGGTGCGCCGTGACGCCGAGCCCAACCTTGAGCTGGTAATCCGCGCCGACGAGGACGGCATCTACGACCTCATCGCGGCGGCGCTCGCCAGACTGCCGTGA
- a CDS encoding SCP2 sterol-binding domain-containing protein gives MTPPLRFSAAQLQDVLGRVYAEVGDEPQAAVLGTRRLTLAFAFSEPELHLTVDGRSGQAVVRVGADAPAPDLTFYLAGENIDRFWRGDLNPLTALAAGQLRIEGPLLTALALAPALPALQARYRDLTAVWRAPPR, from the coding sequence GTGACACCTCCCCTGCGTTTTTCGGCGGCCCAGCTGCAAGACGTGCTGGGCCGAGTCTACGCCGAGGTGGGCGACGAGCCCCAGGCGGCGGTGCTGGGCACCCGGCGCCTGACGCTGGCCTTCGCCTTCTCGGAGCCGGAGCTGCACCTCACCGTGGACGGCCGCAGCGGTCAGGCCGTGGTGCGGGTGGGCGCCGACGCCCCGGCGCCGGACCTGACCTTTTATCTGGCCGGTGAAAACATCGACCGCTTCTGGCGCGGCGACCTCAACCCGCTGACGGCCCTGGCAGCGGGCCAGCTGCGCATCGAAGGCCCGCTGCTCACCGCGCTGGCGCTGGCTCCGGCGCTGCCGGCGTTGCAGGCGCGCTACCGCGACCTCACGGCAGTCTGGCGAGCGCCGCCGCGATGA
- the ppgK gene encoding polyphosphate--glucose phosphotransferase yields MSVILGIDIGGSGIKGAPVDTDTGKLLSERYRIPTPAGAKAHDVAEVVHDLVKHFDHSGPVGVTFPGVVQHGVTLSAANVDKGWVGLDADDLLTKATGQQVTLLNDADAAGLAEARFGAGQGEIGVVMLLTFGTGIGSALMYGGVLVPNTELGHLWLDVNKAATEAESWASDRIRETEDLSWKHWAKRASRYLQHVEMLFSPDLFIIGGGVSKKAEKWQANIECKTRLVTAALQNEAGIVGAALYASER; encoded by the coding sequence ATGAGTGTCATCCTCGGCATTGACATCGGCGGCAGCGGCATCAAAGGCGCGCCCGTCGACACGGACACCGGAAAACTGCTCTCGGAGCGCTACCGCATTCCCACCCCGGCCGGTGCCAAGGCGCACGACGTGGCCGAGGTGGTGCACGATCTGGTCAAGCACTTCGATCACAGTGGGCCGGTGGGGGTGACCTTTCCCGGCGTGGTGCAGCACGGCGTGACGCTCAGCGCCGCCAACGTCGACAAGGGCTGGGTGGGCCTGGACGCCGATGACCTGCTGACCAAGGCCACCGGGCAGCAGGTCACGCTGCTCAACGACGCCGACGCCGCCGGGCTGGCCGAGGCCCGCTTCGGCGCCGGCCAGGGCGAGATCGGCGTGGTGATGCTGCTGACCTTCGGCACCGGCATCGGCAGCGCCCTGATGTACGGCGGCGTGCTGGTGCCCAACACCGAACTCGGGCATTTGTGGCTCGACGTGAACAAGGCCGCCACCGAGGCCGAATCTTGGGCCTCGGACCGCATCCGCGAAACCGAGGACCTCAGCTGGAAGCACTGGGCCAAACGGGCCAGCCGGTACCTGCAACACGTCGAGATGCTGTTCTCGCCGGATTTGTTCATCATCGGCGGCGGCGTCAGCAAGAAGGCCGAGAAGTGGCAGGCCAACATCGAGTGCAAGACCCGGCTGGTCACGGCGGCGCTGCAAAACGAGGCCGGCATCGTGGGCGCGGCCCTCTACGCCAGCGAGCGCTAG
- a CDS encoding ATP-dependent Clp protease ATP-binding subunit — protein MNRYDDRARLVFHYAREEGNRLGHAMVGPEHLLLGLMREGGTAAMILGEFDASLEGLRRRVEEIIGRGEGNRLNDAPSITPRARRVMELASAEARSLGAQVTSTEHILLGIIREGDGVAFRILQELTKDVDTIRWRILAQGDAAGGKAAKPVATPFLDEYGRDLTKQAREGKLDPVIGRAEEIRRVTQILSRRTKNNPVLIGDPGVGKTAIVEGLALAIHEKRTPPNLHGVRLVSLDLSGVVAGTKYRGEFEERLRQIIEELRNAKVMAFIDELHTLVGAGGAEGTLDAANILKPALSRGEIQVIGATTTGEYHRYIEKDAALERRFQPVIVLEPSPAETIQILRGLRARYEEHHGVQIPDQAIDLAVRIGERSLPGRNFPDKAIDLIDEAASRVRLNMSLGIQVTENEMGEPVVARDDIESVINSMGGIYSEETAAQLADLDEQLDTQVYGQPDAIKALSNALRRARVGLGGRTRVAASFLFVGPSGVGKTHLAKALARTLFGSERALIRVDMSEFQEAHSVSKLIGSPPGYVGYEQGGRLTEAVRRQPFSVILLDEIEKAHPDIYNTFLQVLDDGRLTDGLGRTVDFRRTILIMTSNTGFNVSPTAGFSPVTPDNNTPLRNLFTPEFLDRLDDVIRFRPLGEDELVRVSQQLLDEMQEELASRELSVVFEAGVAAWLVSKLKARSPKHAVGSSRQLRTLVREEIEDPLALELLAHGEEEVRVGVGTEHLTFEHGKQEQPQILA, from the coding sequence ATGAACCGATACGATGACCGTGCCAGACTTGTTTTTCACTACGCCCGCGAGGAAGGAAATCGCCTGGGCCACGCGATGGTCGGTCCGGAGCATCTGCTGCTGGGGCTGATGCGCGAGGGCGGCACCGCCGCCATGATCCTGGGCGAGTTCGACGCCTCGCTCGAGGGCCTGCGCCGCCGGGTCGAGGAAATCATCGGGCGCGGCGAGGGCAACCGCCTCAACGACGCCCCCAGCATCACGCCGCGCGCCCGCCGCGTCATGGAGCTCGCCAGCGCCGAAGCCCGCAGCCTGGGCGCGCAGGTCACCTCCACCGAGCACATCCTGCTGGGCATCATCCGCGAGGGCGACGGTGTGGCCTTCCGCATTCTGCAGGAACTCACCAAGGACGTGGACACCATTCGCTGGCGCATCCTGGCGCAGGGCGACGCGGCGGGTGGGAAGGCCGCCAAGCCGGTGGCGACGCCGTTTCTCGACGAGTACGGCCGCGACCTGACCAAGCAGGCCCGCGAAGGGAAGCTCGACCCGGTGATCGGCCGCGCCGAGGAAATTCGCCGGGTCACCCAGATCCTCTCGCGCCGCACCAAGAACAACCCGGTGCTGATCGGCGATCCCGGCGTCGGCAAGACCGCCATCGTCGAAGGGCTGGCGCTGGCGATTCACGAAAAGCGCACCCCGCCCAACCTGCACGGCGTGCGGCTGGTCAGCCTCGATCTGTCGGGCGTGGTGGCCGGCACCAAGTACCGCGGCGAGTTCGAGGAGCGGTTGCGCCAGATCATCGAGGAGCTGCGCAACGCCAAGGTGATGGCCTTTATCGACGAGCTGCACACCTTGGTCGGGGCGGGCGGGGCCGAGGGCACCCTCGACGCGGCCAACATCCTCAAGCCGGCCCTCTCGCGCGGCGAGATTCAGGTGATCGGCGCGACCACCACCGGCGAGTACCACCGCTACATCGAAAAAGACGCGGCCCTGGAGCGGCGCTTCCAGCCGGTGATCGTGCTGGAACCCAGCCCCGCCGAGACCATCCAGATTCTGCGCGGCCTGCGCGCCCGTTACGAGGAGCACCACGGGGTGCAGATTCCCGATCAGGCCATCGATCTGGCGGTCCGTATCGGTGAACGCAGCTTGCCGGGGCGCAACTTTCCCGACAAGGCCATCGACCTGATCGACGAAGCGGCCAGCCGGGTGCGCCTGAACATGAGCCTGGGGATTCAGGTCACCGAAAATGAGATGGGCGAGCCGGTGGTGGCCCGCGACGACATCGAGAGCGTCATCAACTCGATGGGCGGCATCTACTCCGAGGAAACGGCGGCGCAACTCGCCGACCTCGACGAGCAGCTCGACACCCAGGTGTACGGGCAGCCCGACGCGATCAAGGCCCTCAGCAACGCCCTGCGCCGCGCCCGGGTGGGCCTGGGCGGGCGCACCCGCGTGGCGGCCAGCTTCCTGTTCGTGGGGCCCAGCGGCGTGGGCAAGACCCACCTCGCTAAAGCGCTGGCGCGCACCTTATTTGGCAGCGAGCGGGCGCTGATCCGGGTGGACATGTCGGAATTCCAGGAAGCCCACAGCGTTTCCAAGCTGATCGGTTCGCCTCCCGGCTACGTGGGCTACGAGCAGGGCGGGCGCCTCACCGAAGCGGTGCGCCGCCAGCCGTTCTCGGTGATCTTGCTCGACGAGATCGAGAAGGCCCACCCCGACATCTACAACACCTTCCTGCAGGTGCTCGACGACGGCCGTCTCACCGACGGCCTGGGCCGCACGGTGGATTTCCGGCGCACCATCCTGATCATGACCAGCAACACCGGCTTCAATGTCAGCCCCACCGCCGGCTTCAGCCCGGTGACGCCCGACAACAACACGCCGCTGCGCAACCTGTTCACGCCGGAATTTCTCGACCGCCTCGACGACGTGATCCGGTTCCGTCCGCTGGGCGAGGACGAACTGGTGCGGGTGTCGCAGCAACTCCTCGACGAGATGCAGGAAGAACTCGCCAGCCGCGAACTCAGCGTGGTGTTCGAGGCGGGCGTGGCGGCCTGGCTGGTCAGCAAGCTCAAGGCCCGCAGCCCCAAGCACGCGGTGGGCAGCTCGCGGCAACTTCGCACGCTGGTGCGCGAGGAGATCGAGGACCCGCTGGCCCTCGAACTGCTGGCCCACGGCGAGGAGGAAGTCCGGGTAGGGGTGGGCACCGAGCACCTGACCTTCGAACACGGCAAGCAGGAGCAGCCGCAGATTCTGGCCTGA
- a CDS encoding NUDIX hydrolase — MTDDLHGGAAFGHDPWAEWQRARTRQTLHLPHYRRAAVLVGLTREPDPRVLLTVRSSHLPTHQGQISFPGGSLETGESVIQAALREAWEEVGLESEAVTVLGELDDVFTPAGFHVTPVLCRLSAAPRLSPGPEVAAILLPPLSELRALERPAEERTGPDGQRFLLYRYPWQGHDIWGMTARVVHEVLQSGVQ; from the coding sequence ATGACTGACGATCTGCACGGCGGCGCGGCCTTCGGGCACGATCCCTGGGCCGAGTGGCAGCGTGCTCGCACCCGGCAGACCCTTCACCTGCCGCACTACCGCCGCGCCGCCGTGCTGGTGGGCCTGACCCGCGAACCCGATCCCCGCGTCTTGCTCACGGTTCGCAGCAGCCACCTGCCCACCCACCAGGGCCAGATCAGTTTTCCCGGCGGCAGTCTGGAAACCGGGGAGAGCGTCATCCAGGCGGCGCTGCGAGAAGCCTGGGAAGAAGTCGGGCTGGAGAGCGAGGCGGTCACGGTGCTGGGCGAACTCGACGACGTGTTCACGCCGGCCGGGTTTCACGTCACGCCGGTGCTGTGCCGCCTCAGCGCCGCGCCGCGCCTCTCGCCGGGGCCGGAGGTCGCCGCCATCCTGCTGCCGCCGCTGAGCGAGCTGCGCGCCCTGGAGCGCCCGGCCGAGGAGCGCACCGGTCCCGACGGCCAGCGCTTCTTGCTCTACCGCTATCCCTGGCAGGGCCACGACATCTGGGGCATGACCGCCCGGGTGGTGCATGAAGTGCTGCAAAGCGGCGTGCAGTGA
- a CDS encoding MazG family protein — MHDLLDTMRRLRAPDGCPWDQEQTHRSLRPYLLEEAAEAADAISAGDLAELRAELGDVLLQVAFHSVIAEDAGEFTYQDVERGIVEKLVRRHPHVFGAVQVTGAEDVVNNWQSIKAQERGGKSRSAADTVPRALGALAREQQAQKLGGRDKGSKFVVNEALKGAANNEAGIAQVLSAVVAWARSCGIDPEVALRAHTDAQLRALDAPADD; from the coding sequence ATGCACGACCTTCTTGACACCATGCGCCGGTTGCGGGCGCCAGACGGCTGTCCCTGGGATCAGGAGCAGACCCACCGCAGCTTGCGGCCCTACCTGCTGGAGGAAGCCGCCGAGGCCGCCGACGCCATCTCGGCCGGCGACCTCGCCGAGCTGCGCGCCGAACTCGGCGACGTGCTGCTGCAGGTGGCTTTTCACAGCGTGATCGCCGAGGACGCGGGCGAATTTACTTATCAAGACGTGGAGCGCGGCATCGTCGAAAAGCTGGTGCGGCGTCATCCGCACGTCTTCGGCGCGGTACAGGTGACCGGCGCCGAGGACGTGGTGAATAACTGGCAGAGCATCAAGGCCCAGGAACGCGGAGGCAAATCCCGCAGCGCCGCCGATACCGTGCCGCGCGCTCTCGGCGCCCTGGCGCGCGAACAGCAGGCCCAGAAGCTGGGTGGACGTGATAAAGGCTCGAAGTTCGTGGTGAATGAAGCCCTCAAAGGTGCAGCCAACAATGAAGCCGGTATCGCGCAGGTGCTGAGCGCCGTCGTCGCCTGGGCGCGGAGCTGCGGCATTGACCCGGAAGTCGCCCTGCGCGCCCACACCGACGCGCAGCTTCGGGCGCTGGACGCGCCGGCCGATGACTGA
- a CDS encoding fasciclin domain-containing protein, with product MQKKMIVLLSCGLMAASVASAGGAGPKPAVKPATATQCQSIADLVMNTAQFSTLLTALQAAGLVDTLKSGQYTVFAPTNAAFNKLPSDVLAGVLNDPELLKTVLLYHVVPGKVNAKQVMSLKSVKSAQGGVLSVQTMGDKVMINGANVVQADVAACNGVVHVIDTVLLPPMGAMTPAPAPAPAATAPAAPAAPATSDTSADMATTTDTAAPSDDMAITEEMPAEAAQTPAATSSMVIPPTPLSMPSDLTSAEQPADTTDTSADAAMDTAAPADNSAADTTATTDATTTDTATTDTTTTDATMDTTEAADTTTTTADTTTDATMADDTTMDTTEAADTTTTTETTTTADTTTDATMADDTTMDTTEAADTTTTTETTTTADTTTDATMADDTTMDDTEMAADAALNDNTLYDVIVADDRFSTLRSLLSDADLTETLMGGEYTVFAPTDEAFAKVDPDVLAVIASDPALLKQVLLYHVVSGKMMADQVAGTAQLASAEGQSLNITKGAGGTVMIGSANLSGTITATDIPASNGVVHVIDTVLLPPDLKLP from the coding sequence ATGCAAAAGAAAATGATCGTTTTGCTTTCGTGCGGTTTGATGGCCGCTTCGGTGGCTTCGGCAGGCGGTGCGGGCCCCAAGCCCGCCGTCAAGCCGGCCACCGCCACCCAGTGTCAGAGCATCGCCGATCTGGTGATGAACACGGCGCAGTTCAGCACGCTGTTGACGGCGTTGCAGGCTGCCGGCTTGGTGGACACCCTCAAGAGCGGGCAGTACACGGTGTTCGCGCCCACCAACGCGGCCTTCAACAAGTTGCCGAGTGACGTGCTGGCCGGCGTGCTCAACGATCCGGAGCTGCTCAAGACGGTGCTGCTCTACCACGTGGTGCCGGGCAAGGTCAACGCCAAGCAGGTCATGAGCCTCAAGAGCGTCAAATCGGCGCAGGGCGGCGTGCTGAGCGTGCAGACGATGGGCGACAAGGTGATGATCAACGGCGCCAACGTGGTGCAGGCCGATGTGGCCGCCTGTAACGGCGTGGTGCATGTCATCGATACGGTGCTGCTGCCGCCGATGGGCGCCATGACCCCGGCTCCGGCCCCAGCACCTGCGGCGACGGCTCCGGCCGCGCCCGCCGCCCCGGCGACCAGCGACACCTCGGCCGATATGGCGACGACCACCGACACCGCCGCTCCCTCGGACGACATGGCCATCACCGAAGAGATGCCGGCCGAAGCGGCCCAGACCCCGGCGGCCACGTCGTCCATGGTGATTCCGCCCACGCCCCTGAGCATGCCCAGCGACCTCACCAGCGCGGAGCAGCCGGCCGACACCACCGACACGTCGGCGGACGCGGCGATGGATACTGCGGCCCCTGCCGATAACAGCGCTGCCGACACCACGGCGACCACCGACGCCACGACCACCGACACTGCCACGACCGACACCACGACCACTGACGCCACCATGGACACCACCGAGGCGGCCGATACCACGACCACCACGGCCGACACCACGACCGACGCCACCATGGCGGACGACACCACCATGGACACCACCGAGGCGGCCGACACCACGACCACCACGGAAACCACCACCACGGCGGACACCACGACTGACGCCACCATGGCGGACGACACCACCATGGACACCACCGAGGCGGCCGACACCACGACCACCACGGAAACCACCACCACGGCGGACACCACGACTGACGCCACCATGGCGGACGACACCACCATGGACGATACCGAGATGGCCGCCGACGCCGCGCTCAACGACAACACCCTCTACGACGTGATTGTCGCCGACGACCGTTTCAGCACGCTGCGCTCGCTGCTGAGTGACGCCGACCTCACCGAAACCCTGATGGGCGGCGAGTACACCGTGTTCGCGCCCACCGACGAAGCGTTCGCCAAAGTCGATCCAGACGTTCTGGCGGTCATTGCCTCCGACCCGGCCCTGCTCAAGCAGGTGCTGCTCTACCACGTGGTCTCCGGCAAGATGATGGCCGATCAGGTGGCCGGCACGGCGCAGCTCGCCAGCGCCGAGGGGCAGAGCCTCAACATCACCAAGGGAGCCGGCGGCACCGTCATGATCGGCAGCGCCAACCTCTCCGGCACCATCACCGCCACCGATATTCCTGCCAGCAACGGCGTGGTGCATGTCATCGACACCGTGCTGCTGCCGCCGGATCTCAAACTGCCCTGA